In one Spirosoma rigui genomic region, the following are encoded:
- a CDS encoding CTP synthase produces MAATGPKTAKYIFVTGGVTSSLGKGIIASSLAKLLQSRGLSVTIQKFDPYINIDPGTLNPYEHGECYVTDDGAETDLDLGHYERFLNRPTSQANNITTGRIYNNVITRERRGDFLGKTVQVVPHITDEIKRNIRLLGNTGEYDIVITEIGGCVGDIESLPFVEAVRQLKFELGEKDTLVIHLTLVPYLQSAGELKTKPTQHSVRMLLENGVQPDIIACRTEHPLPQDIRRKIAQFCNVQVASVIEAIDAETIYDVPLLMQKERLDQRALYMLDLYNDKDADLDAWKGFLGRLKNPGDTVKIGLVGKYVELHDAYKSIAESFIHAGASNECKVKLEWIQSETLADEHHCAEVLSELDGVLVAPGFGERGIEGKINAVRYVRENGIPFLGICLGMQMAVIEYARNVMGIEDAHSTEMEPHTPNPVINMMEEQKTITDKGGTMRLGAYSCKLKRDSKAFQIYGKTQISERHRHRYEFNNDYLDRFEKAGMRPTGINPDTGLVEIVELTNHPWFVGVQFHPELKSTVMNPHPLFVQFVRATLAYNQQKRTSPVDVETAEVVG; encoded by the coding sequence ATGGCGGCTACGGGACCAAAAACAGCAAAATACATCTTCGTCACGGGCGGAGTAACTTCATCACTTGGCAAAGGCATTATTGCCTCTTCACTGGCCAAACTGCTTCAATCAAGAGGCTTATCGGTAACGATCCAGAAATTCGATCCGTACATCAACATTGACCCCGGTACGCTCAACCCTTATGAGCACGGCGAATGCTACGTGACCGACGACGGGGCCGAAACCGATCTTGACCTCGGCCACTACGAGCGTTTTCTGAACCGCCCGACGTCGCAGGCCAACAACATCACCACCGGACGTATTTACAACAACGTCATCACCCGCGAACGCCGGGGCGATTTCCTGGGTAAAACGGTGCAGGTGGTTCCCCACATCACCGACGAGATCAAGCGAAACATCCGGCTGCTGGGCAATACGGGCGAGTATGACATTGTCATCACCGAAATTGGCGGTTGCGTGGGTGATATCGAATCGCTGCCGTTCGTGGAGGCCGTTCGGCAACTTAAGTTCGAGCTGGGCGAAAAGGATACCCTGGTCATTCACCTGACCCTAGTTCCCTACCTGCAGTCGGCGGGGGAGCTCAAAACCAAACCAACCCAGCACTCGGTGCGGATGCTGCTCGAAAATGGCGTTCAGCCAGACATCATTGCCTGCCGCACCGAACACCCCCTGCCCCAGGATATCCGCCGGAAAATTGCCCAGTTTTGTAACGTGCAGGTAGCGTCGGTCATCGAAGCCATTGATGCCGAGACGATCTACGACGTACCTCTGCTGATGCAGAAGGAACGGCTCGACCAGCGGGCGCTCTACATGCTCGATCTCTACAACGATAAGGACGCCGACCTGGATGCCTGGAAAGGTTTCTTGGGCCGACTCAAGAATCCGGGCGATACGGTGAAAATCGGTCTGGTCGGTAAGTACGTCGAACTGCACGACGCTTACAAATCCATTGCCGAGTCGTTCATCCACGCCGGAGCCAGCAACGAGTGCAAAGTAAAGCTCGAATGGATCCAGTCGGAGACGCTGGCCGACGAGCACCACTGCGCCGAGGTACTGAGCGAACTGGACGGGGTGCTGGTGGCACCGGGTTTTGGCGAGCGAGGCATCGAAGGAAAGATCAATGCCGTCCGCTACGTCCGAGAAAATGGGATTCCCTTTCTGGGGATCTGCCTCGGCATGCAGATGGCCGTGATCGAATACGCCCGGAATGTCATGGGCATCGAAGACGCCCACTCGACCGAGATGGAGCCGCACACGCCCAACCCCGTCATTAACATGATGGAAGAGCAGAAGACCATCACCGACAAGGGGGGAACGATGCGGCTGGGAGCGTACAGCTGCAAGCTCAAGCGGGATTCGAAAGCGTTTCAGATCTACGGCAAGACCCAGATCAGCGAGCGCCACCGCCATCGTTACGAATTTAACAACGACTACCTAGACCGCTTTGAGAAAGCAGGCATGCGGCCCACGGGCATCAACCCCGATACGGGCCTGGTCGAAATCGTCGAACTGACCAACCACCCCTGGTTCGTGGGCGTGCAGTTCCACCCGGAATTAAAAAGTACTGTTATGAACCCACACCCCCTGTTTGTGCAGTTCGTGCGGGCCACCCTGGCCTACAACCAGCAAAAACGTACGTCGCCCGTTGATGTAGAAACCGCGGAGGTGGTTGGTTAA
- a CDS encoding dioxygenase family protein, which produces MKINTPISRLDFLRKAFAGAALTPVLLQACSQDATDISPTSSTTTGTTTGTTTGTTTTGTCTLTDTETDGPYPLYSSRGSALQRVDIREGKTGLQLDMTFTVQNVNNNCAVLTNARVDIWYCDKDGYYSGYSNSGYLGTQNNTTKTFLRGLQYTDTSGQVKFTGIYPGWYQGRATHMHVQVYVDNVLKLTSQVAFPEEINTAVYNTDLYKAHGQNSLKNSTDSILRDSLGNELATVVANATTGGYTLTHTLVVNV; this is translated from the coding sequence ATGAAAATCAACACGCCCATTTCCCGACTGGATTTTTTGCGTAAAGCCTTCGCGGGAGCCGCCCTTACGCCTGTTTTGCTACAGGCCTGTAGCCAGGACGCAACGGACATTTCACCCACTAGCTCGACGACTACCGGGACGACCACCGGCACCACGACGGGCACTACCACGACCGGTACCTGCACGCTGACGGACACCGAAACCGACGGGCCTTATCCGCTTTACAGCAGCCGGGGATCGGCCCTGCAGCGGGTCGACATTCGGGAGGGAAAAACGGGTCTGCAACTGGACATGACGTTCACCGTCCAGAATGTCAACAACAACTGTGCGGTTCTGACGAACGCGCGGGTCGATATCTGGTACTGCGACAAAGACGGGTATTACTCGGGCTACAGCAACTCGGGCTACCTCGGTACCCAGAACAACACCACCAAGACGTTCCTGCGCGGACTGCAGTACACCGACACCAGCGGCCAGGTGAAATTCACGGGTATCTATCCCGGCTGGTACCAGGGCCGGGCGACCCATATGCACGTGCAGGTATACGTCGATAACGTCCTTAAGCTCACCTCCCAGGTGGCCTTTCCCGAGGAAATTAATACGGCGGTTTACAACACTGATCTGTACAAAGCCCACGGGCAGAACTCGCTGAAAAATTCAACGGACAGCATCCTGCGCGACTCACTGGGGAATGAACTCGCTACCGTAGTAGCCAACGCCACTACGGGCGGCTACACGCTGACGCATACTTTAGTCGTAAACGTCTAA
- a CDS encoding tetratricopeptide repeat protein, translated as MKTTSRWYGIFLAGWLFAAFSVLTATAQVSADAQKRYKDAVRQVQSGDYERAKTALNPIIQRGGPLAPYANYYYALAAFRQQRYDEARLMVKQLLDRFPAWQKADDAHYLQAATYLETGNYEDGLAALQRIGNPALKTEGAKLEQYFVGRLTDLKQLKTLNRAYPDDRQVGLALIDLIQRSATDKDDLELSDRLTNRFGVPVASRPSGPVSATSPASAPGRPAPRPNRTKGYYNVAVMFPFRLDDFNADKRGRSNQYVYDLYNGIKLAKAKLQEEGITVNLFAYDVENDANKTLELVNSPGFAQTDLIFGPLYVEPNRIASAYANQNNMLLVNPIATSSELVASQPLSFLAQPSVSQQAQKAAEQARSLNNGRRAAIYYGSTRKDSLLALAYQAELKRLNIQVLDFRKMSGTAQALAGAMRFDGSGMLATTAPAASAATPPVQTPVTLSHVFLSSSNDEDGPRLLDALSRRRVSAPLIATAAAFDYYRNMMSTFTRRELYLLYPDYIDATREPVVAFQEQYLAKRNTIPSIYASEGYDMMLFFGRQMARNGIPFRSRVTVRTDPENDYILSGFDYTQSNENQVVPIVKYEGGRFVKIND; from the coding sequence ATGAAGACAACGTCACGTTGGTATGGCATTTTTCTGGCTGGCTGGCTCTTCGCGGCTTTTTCGGTACTGACCGCAACCGCTCAGGTTAGTGCCGACGCTCAGAAACGGTACAAGGATGCCGTTCGGCAAGTCCAGTCCGGCGACTATGAACGGGCGAAAACGGCCCTGAATCCCATTATTCAGCGGGGTGGACCCCTGGCCCCCTACGCTAATTATTACTACGCGCTGGCCGCCTTCCGGCAGCAGCGTTACGACGAGGCCCGCCTGATGGTCAAGCAACTGCTGGACCGGTTTCCGGCCTGGCAGAAAGCAGATGACGCGCACTACCTGCAGGCAGCGACCTACCTGGAGACGGGGAATTATGAGGACGGCCTGGCCGCGCTCCAGCGCATCGGCAACCCGGCGCTGAAAACGGAAGGGGCCAAGCTGGAACAGTATTTCGTGGGACGATTGACTGACCTGAAACAGTTGAAGACGCTCAACAGAGCCTACCCCGACGACCGACAGGTGGGTCTGGCGCTGATTGATCTGATTCAACGAAGCGCCACGGATAAAGATGATCTGGAACTGTCGGACCGGCTGACCAATCGGTTTGGGGTACCCGTAGCGAGTCGCCCGTCGGGTCCGGTCTCGGCCACCTCGCCGGCGTCGGCACCGGGTCGCCCCGCCCCGCGCCCGAACCGGACGAAGGGGTACTACAATGTAGCGGTCATGTTTCCGTTTCGTCTGGACGATTTCAACGCCGACAAGCGGGGGCGTTCCAACCAGTACGTGTATGACCTGTACAACGGCATCAAGCTGGCCAAAGCGAAACTCCAGGAAGAAGGTATTACGGTAAACCTGTTTGCCTACGACGTTGAGAACGATGCCAACAAGACCCTGGAGCTGGTCAACAGCCCCGGCTTCGCCCAGACGGATCTAATCTTCGGCCCGCTGTACGTCGAACCCAACCGGATTGCATCGGCCTACGCCAATCAGAACAACATGCTGCTGGTGAATCCCATTGCCACCAGCAGCGAACTGGTAGCCAGCCAGCCCCTGTCCTTTCTGGCCCAGCCGTCGGTGAGCCAGCAGGCACAAAAAGCCGCCGAACAGGCTCGTTCGCTCAACAACGGCCGTCGGGCGGCCATCTATTACGGATCGACCCGGAAAGATTCGCTGCTGGCGCTGGCTTACCAGGCCGAGCTGAAACGTTTGAACATCCAGGTTCTCGACTTCCGGAAAATGAGCGGTACGGCCCAGGCGCTGGCGGGTGCCATGCGGTTCGATGGGTCGGGGATGCTGGCGACCACGGCACCCGCTGCGTCGGCGGCTACCCCCCCCGTTCAGACCCCCGTAACGCTGAGCCACGTATTTCTGTCGAGCAGCAACGACGAGGACGGCCCGCGGTTACTCGATGCCCTGAGTCGTCGGCGCGTGTCGGCCCCGCTCATCGCGACGGCGGCCGCTTTCGACTATTACCGGAACATGATGTCGACATTCACCCGCCGGGAGCTGTATTTACTGTACCCCGACTACATCGATGCCACGCGTGAACCGGTGGTGGCCTTTCAGGAGCAATACCTTGCCAAACGCAACACGATCCCCTCCATTTACGCCAGTGAAGGCTACGACATGATGCTGTTCTTTGGCCGGCAGATGGCCCGGAACGGGATTCCGTTCCGCAGCCGGGTGACTGTGCGGACCGATCCGGAGAACGATTATATCCTGTCGGGGTTTGATTATACGCAGAGCAACGAAAACCAGGTCGTCCCCATTGTGAAGTACGAAGGCGGGCGGTTTGTGAAAATCAATGATTGA
- the hemL gene encoding glutamate-1-semialdehyde 2,1-aminomutase, with protein MTTSEQLFEKAKTLIPGGVNSPVRAFRAVGGTPLFIKSAKGPYVYDEDGRQYIELINSWGPMILGHAFEPVEQAVRDAIQYSFSFGAPTRKEVEMAELIISMVPSVEKVRMVNSGTEATMAAIRVARGYTGRDKMIKFEGCYHGHGDSFLIAAGSGAMTMGIPDSPGVTKATAADTLTAPYNDLAAVERLFDSNTNQVAAVILEPVVGNMGCVLPEPGFLAGVRDLCTKHGAVLIFDEVMTGFRLAKGGAQERFGITPDLTTMGKIIGGGMPVGAYGGRAEIMDMVAPAGPIYQAGTLSGNPIAMSAGLAMLHHLNDHPEVYTRLDELGNKLAAGFRDGFAQAGLSYTVNQIGSMFTPFMTARTVSNFTDAKTCDIPLFGRYFHAMLERGVYLAPSQFESLFVSVALTDELADQVIRAHAESLAEVI; from the coding sequence ATGACAACCAGCGAACAACTTTTCGAAAAAGCTAAAACATTGATTCCCGGCGGAGTCAATTCACCGGTACGGGCCTTCCGGGCCGTTGGCGGAACCCCCCTGTTCATCAAATCGGCGAAAGGCCCGTACGTCTACGACGAAGATGGACGGCAGTACATTGAACTGATCAACTCCTGGGGTCCCATGATCCTGGGCCACGCCTTCGAACCCGTCGAACAGGCCGTACGCGACGCTATCCAGTATTCGTTCTCATTTGGTGCGCCCACCCGCAAGGAGGTCGAGATGGCCGAACTGATCATCAGCATGGTGCCATCGGTGGAGAAAGTGCGGATGGTCAACTCGGGTACCGAAGCAACCATGGCTGCTATCCGGGTGGCGCGGGGCTACACGGGACGGGATAAAATGATCAAGTTCGAGGGCTGTTACCACGGGCATGGCGACTCCTTCCTGATCGCGGCCGGCAGCGGGGCCATGACAATGGGAATTCCCGATTCGCCGGGCGTAACCAAAGCCACCGCGGCCGACACCCTCACTGCGCCTTATAACGATCTGGCGGCCGTGGAGCGGCTGTTCGACTCGAACACGAACCAGGTGGCCGCGGTTATTCTGGAACCTGTTGTGGGTAATATGGGCTGCGTGCTCCCTGAGCCGGGTTTTCTGGCAGGCGTGCGCGACCTGTGCACCAAGCACGGGGCGGTGCTGATCTTCGATGAAGTGATGACCGGCTTCCGGCTCGCCAAAGGGGGAGCGCAGGAACGGTTCGGCATCACCCCCGATCTGACCACGATGGGGAAGATTATCGGGGGCGGCATGCCCGTAGGCGCGTACGGCGGCCGGGCGGAGATCATGGACATGGTAGCCCCCGCCGGTCCCATCTACCAGGCGGGTACCCTGTCGGGCAACCCCATTGCCATGTCGGCGGGCCTGGCGATGCTCCATCACCTCAACGACCACCCCGAGGTATACACGCGGCTCGACGAACTGGGTAACAAACTGGCGGCCGGTTTCCGGGATGGTTTCGCGCAGGCGGGGCTTAGCTACACCGTGAACCAGATTGGCTCCATGTTCACGCCGTTCATGACGGCTCGGACCGTGTCCAACTTTACCGACGCCAAAACCTGCGATATCCCGCTGTTCGGCCGTTATTTTCACGCCATGCTCGAGCGGGGGGTATACCTGGCACCGTCGCAGTTCGAGAGTTTGTTCGTATCGGTGGCCCTAACCGACGAGCTGGCCGATCAGGTCATCCGGGCCCACGCCGAAAGCCTGGCCGAAGTGATATAA
- the yidC gene encoding membrane protein insertase YidC: MDRNQIIGIVLILAMLVGYQILVPKPAPEKEPAQTTQTTRPTTASGVAATSAVAGQSADLPLDSAAVKAKYGEFSAAAVGQARDIVVENSDMKVTFSTRGGRVKEVVLKKYKTYDQKPLVLVDEKTSQTALEMPTSRGKVDLHKLYYQTTTQSGAVTGSAQQIVFRAEIGPGQSVEQVYAIPAEGYVMDYDLKLNGLNNLAGNDNIRFLWMDRMQQYENDFANNRRAATINYLTADENFDKLKEGESSEEATIEEPVQWFTIKHKYFLAGFVAKNAPLQKANFKALVNPAETEVVKTAIADVMLPMGDVKTGKGNYKFYYGPNDFQLLGSVAPEFDQNVYLGYSVLKPINKYFFVPVFNFLEKFISNYGLLIIALVVFVKLVLTPLTYKSYVSMAKMRVLQPELNEMKERVGDDMAKQQSEQMKIYQEVGVSPLSGCIPVLATMPILFSLFMLFPNLIELRQKPFLWASDLSTYDAFITFPALPFVGSHLSLFTVLMTASSIAFAYFNNQTTPTQPGPVNMKALSYVFPLMFMFVLNSYPAGLTFYYFVSNVVTIAQQQLIRRFVDEDKLKAVLDENRRKNASGQGKKPGGFQALLQKQLAAAEEARKLADEASRKAKQKKS; encoded by the coding sequence ATGGATCGTAATCAGATTATTGGCATTGTCCTGATATTGGCAATGCTGGTTGGCTACCAGATACTGGTGCCTAAACCCGCGCCGGAGAAGGAGCCTGCCCAAACCACCCAAACAACACGACCAACGACCGCTTCGGGGGTTGCGGCCACCAGCGCGGTTGCCGGTCAGTCGGCCGACCTGCCCCTGGACTCGGCCGCCGTGAAAGCAAAGTACGGCGAATTTTCGGCCGCAGCCGTGGGCCAAGCCCGCGACATTGTCGTGGAGAACAGCGACATGAAAGTTACCTTCAGCACCCGGGGCGGACGCGTGAAGGAAGTTGTGCTGAAAAAGTACAAAACCTACGATCAGAAGCCGTTGGTGCTGGTCGATGAGAAAACAAGCCAGACAGCCCTGGAGATGCCAACGAGCCGGGGGAAAGTCGACCTTCACAAACTCTACTATCAGACGACCACCCAGAGTGGTGCGGTAACCGGATCGGCCCAACAGATTGTGTTTCGCGCCGAGATCGGACCGGGGCAATCGGTGGAGCAGGTGTACGCCATCCCCGCCGAGGGCTACGTGATGGACTACGACCTCAAGCTTAACGGCCTCAACAACCTCGCAGGCAACGACAACATCCGGTTTCTGTGGATGGACCGGATGCAGCAGTACGAGAATGACTTTGCCAACAACCGCCGGGCGGCCACAATCAACTACCTCACCGCCGACGAGAACTTCGACAAGCTGAAAGAAGGCGAGTCGAGCGAAGAAGCCACCATCGAGGAGCCCGTTCAGTGGTTCACCATCAAGCACAAGTATTTTCTGGCGGGCTTCGTGGCCAAAAATGCGCCCCTGCAGAAAGCCAATTTTAAAGCCCTTGTGAACCCTGCCGAAACCGAGGTGGTAAAAACCGCCATCGCCGACGTGATGCTGCCCATGGGCGACGTCAAGACGGGCAAGGGTAATTACAAATTCTATTACGGTCCCAACGATTTCCAGTTGCTGGGCAGCGTAGCGCCGGAGTTCGATCAGAACGTTTACCTGGGCTACTCGGTCCTGAAGCCGATTAACAAGTATTTCTTCGTGCCGGTTTTTAACTTCCTCGAGAAGTTCATCAGTAACTACGGGTTGTTGATCATTGCCCTGGTTGTATTTGTGAAGCTGGTTCTAACACCGTTAACCTATAAGTCATACGTCAGTATGGCCAAGATGCGCGTGTTACAGCCCGAGCTGAATGAAATGAAAGAGCGGGTGGGCGACGACATGGCCAAGCAGCAGTCGGAGCAGATGAAAATCTACCAGGAGGTGGGCGTCAGTCCGCTCAGCGGCTGTATTCCGGTGCTGGCAACCATGCCGATCCTGTTCTCGCTGTTCATGCTTTTCCCGAACCTGATCGAGCTTCGGCAGAAACCGTTCCTGTGGGCCAGTGACCTCTCGACCTACGATGCGTTCATTACGTTCCCGGCCCTGCCGTTCGTGGGTAGCCACCTGAGCCTGTTCACGGTGCTGATGACTGCGTCGTCGATCGCCTTTGCGTATTTCAACAACCAGACGACACCCACCCAGCCCGGTCCGGTCAACATGAAGGCCCTGAGCTACGTGTTTCCCCTGATGTTCATGTTCGTGCTGAACTCGTACCCCGCTGGTCTGACCTTCTACTACTTCGTATCAAACGTAGTGACCATCGCCCAGCAGCAGCTGATCCGGCGGTTTGTCGATGAAGATAAACTGAAAGCCGTGCTGGACGAGAACCGTCGGAAGAACGCGTCGGGACAGGGCAAGAAACCCGGTGGTTTCCAGGCCCTGCTGCAAAAACAGCTGGCAGCCGCGGAGGAAGCCCGTAAACTGGCCGACGAAGCCAGCCGGAAAGCAAAACAAAAGAAATCCTAA
- a CDS encoding vitamin B12 dependent-methionine synthase activation domain-containing protein, which translates to MTPFSPARTPSVPASPATVAIDWTRFKPFPSPFVGVTTFDASNSDQVRRYIDWAAVLHTWELPAGLPEVLDDAEWGATARRLLADANDLLTHWLSTGILRTEVVVGVWPASAEGHQLVIRPGSSLPVRIAVPRIPVVAGISYCLADFIRPVDALPTNVTDYIGGFAVRLHGPVDALIQDFTDSRDEYRALLANDLWLAYRSAVADYLHYRLRRFIWAYCDDDDLSNEEVLAGHHQGIRVDSGSIACPDQAAEATLLALLAADSWAPDGSRQEKGDRSPVLSGYFLAHPRSRTLAAFTNEWTRPA; encoded by the coding sequence ATGACTCCATTTTCCCCCGCCCGTACCCCCTCAGTTCCAGCCAGCCCGGCGACTGTTGCCATCGACTGGACCCGGTTCAAGCCGTTTCCCAGCCCCTTTGTGGGCGTGACCACGTTCGATGCGTCGAACTCCGACCAGGTTCGCCGGTACATCGACTGGGCGGCCGTCCTTCACACGTGGGAACTGCCGGCGGGGTTACCCGAAGTGCTCGATGATGCTGAATGGGGCGCCACTGCCCGGCGGCTGCTGGCCGATGCCAATGACCTGCTTACCCACTGGTTGTCGACGGGTATCCTGCGGACGGAGGTGGTGGTGGGCGTTTGGCCGGCCAGCGCCGAGGGGCACCAGCTCGTGATCCGGCCCGGGTCATCGTTGCCGGTTCGGATAGCGGTGCCGCGAATACCCGTCGTGGCGGGGATCTCGTACTGCCTGGCGGATTTTATCCGTCCTGTTGATGCCCTGCCGACCAACGTAACGGATTATATCGGCGGCTTTGCCGTCCGGCTCCATGGCCCGGTCGACGCCCTGATTCAGGACTTTACCGACAGCCGGGATGAGTACCGGGCCCTGCTGGCCAACGATCTGTGGCTGGCCTATCGTTCGGCGGTGGCCGATTACCTGCACTACCGGCTCCGTCGGTTTATCTGGGCCTACTGCGACGATGACGACCTGAGTAATGAAGAAGTGCTGGCCGGACATCACCAGGGTATCCGGGTCGACAGCGGCTCCATTGCCTGTCCCGACCAGGCTGCCGAAGCGACCCTGCTCGCGCTACTGGCCGCCGACAGCTGGGCACCGGATGGGAGCCGTCAGGAAAAAGGTGACCGGTCACCGGTGTTGAGCGGGTATTTTCTGGCCCACCCCCGCAGCCGGACGCTCGCTGCGTTTACGAACGAATGGACCCGACCCGCATGA
- a CDS encoding gliding motility-associated C-terminal domain-containing protein, giving the protein MPTVTTRIFVVIGLLLLGRPLWATHQVGGQLEMRAVGDRPGHYRIIVTNYFEAGPRASQQGGGLLGIFRTRDDLLMTTFEVTETGQRQKVIYANEFCAELRNLNFVVATFEADLQLNPATYADAQGYYISYQTRNRNAGIDNIVDPVQTGFTFFLAFPALQRNGVPIAYSSPRFPPINGEYVCVGEPFTFSFGGTDPDGDELRYSLVTPLDQKGTGRNQTVSPAPYPTVRWKTDYDPQHAIPGTPALAVDPQTGQLSVTASRLGLYVFAVKVDEYRAGVKIGEVRRDFQFLVVDCPPATTRDPDVQIRNRPVNQRTLRLCQGDSAVIQAAVDTSWNYQWRRDGINLPNATGTTLTVRESGAYTVLVSPKKACSKVGNSQTVTIQVVGKEATVTEQGHLCATSGSVSLAVTSDSDAVYQWFRNDQRLTGATLDTIRTSRDGRYRAVLTYTTLGCTVRSNTVTLSRSAAVQATVRSVSGLDRVCPQDSLPLISAGGVQYLWRKDGQVLSGVTTAQYQTATAGSFVVTAIDGYGCEGVSSPLSISAVPPVTVRFDSIPGVCGPNVPAYTLRGEPAGGDFAGPGVLDGTFSARTAGVGNHILTYTVKPAPECTGTVASRVAVVAPIPTIQLPDTLVTYRGNTYPIIPSYTGNPVTFVWSPPTYLDNALAATPSAVNIDGDITYTLNVANATGCTARDTVHLTVYERVWVPDAFSPNGDGLNDVWVLAGINAFPEALVTIFNRWGEVVYQSDKGYPRPFDGKAGGVSLPAGLYAYTLHTAVGKPVVRGRVVIIR; this is encoded by the coding sequence ATGCCCACTGTTACAACGCGTATTTTTGTGGTGATTGGACTCCTGCTGCTCGGCCGGCCCCTGTGGGCAACCCACCAGGTTGGCGGCCAGTTGGAAATGCGGGCCGTGGGCGACCGACCCGGCCATTACCGGATCATCGTCACCAACTATTTCGAAGCCGGCCCGCGCGCAAGCCAGCAGGGCGGTGGGTTACTGGGAATTTTCCGCACCCGCGACGACCTGCTGATGACCACCTTCGAGGTTACGGAAACGGGGCAGCGCCAGAAAGTTATTTACGCCAATGAATTCTGCGCTGAACTGCGCAACCTGAACTTCGTCGTGGCTACGTTTGAAGCCGATCTCCAGCTTAACCCCGCTACGTACGCTGATGCTCAGGGGTATTACATTTCCTACCAGACCCGAAACCGCAATGCAGGTATCGATAATATCGTCGATCCGGTCCAGACGGGGTTTACGTTTTTTCTCGCCTTTCCGGCCCTCCAGCGAAACGGCGTGCCAATCGCCTATTCGTCCCCCCGTTTCCCCCCCATCAACGGAGAGTACGTCTGCGTGGGTGAACCGTTCACGTTTTCTTTCGGCGGCACTGACCCCGACGGTGATGAACTGCGCTACTCGCTGGTGACACCCCTGGACCAGAAGGGAACGGGACGCAACCAGACAGTCTCCCCAGCACCCTACCCTACTGTGCGCTGGAAAACCGATTACGATCCGCAACATGCCATTCCCGGCACCCCCGCGCTGGCTGTCGATCCCCAAACCGGGCAGCTCTCGGTAACGGCCAGTCGCCTGGGGCTGTACGTTTTTGCCGTTAAAGTCGACGAGTACCGGGCGGGAGTCAAGATTGGCGAAGTTCGGCGCGACTTCCAGTTCCTCGTCGTCGACTGCCCGCCCGCCACCACCCGTGACCCGGACGTTCAGATTCGCAACCGGCCCGTCAACCAGCGGACCTTACGGCTGTGCCAGGGCGATTCGGCCGTCATCCAGGCCGCAGTCGACACCAGCTGGAACTACCAGTGGCGTCGGGATGGTATCAACCTACCCAATGCGACGGGCACTACGCTGACGGTGCGCGAATCAGGGGCCTATACCGTTCTGGTGTCGCCAAAAAAGGCGTGCAGTAAAGTCGGCAATTCCCAGACGGTCACCATCCAGGTCGTCGGCAAGGAAGCGACCGTTACCGAACAGGGCCACTTGTGCGCCACCAGTGGCTCGGTCAGCCTGGCCGTCACCAGCGACAGCGACGCGGTTTACCAGTGGTTTCGCAACGACCAGCGGCTGACGGGTGCCACGCTGGACACGATCCGAACGTCCCGCGACGGGCGCTACCGGGCGGTGTTAACCTACACGACCCTCGGCTGTACCGTCCGGTCCAACACCGTAACCCTGAGCCGGTCGGCTGCGGTACAGGCTACCGTCCGTTCGGTTTCGGGTCTTGACCGCGTCTGTCCCCAGGATTCGCTGCCGCTGATCAGCGCGGGGGGCGTTCAGTACCTCTGGCGGAAAGATGGGCAGGTCCTGTCGGGCGTAACCACCGCCCAGTACCAAACCGCTACGGCGGGAAGTTTTGTCGTAACCGCTATCGATGGCTACGGCTGCGAAGGGGTATCGAGTCCACTGTCCATCAGCGCGGTTCCCCCCGTCACGGTCCGGTTCGATTCCATCCCGGGCGTTTGCGGACCCAACGTACCCGCTTATACCCTCCGGGGCGAACCGGCCGGGGGCGATTTTGCCGGGCCGGGGGTACTCGACGGTACTTTCAGCGCCCGAACGGCCGGGGTGGGCAATCACATCCTGACGTATACGGTCAAACCCGCGCCGGAATGCACCGGTACGGTGGCTTCCCGAGTGGCCGTGGTAGCGCCCATTCCTACCATTCAACTGCCCGACACATTAGTTACCTACCGGGGGAACACCTACCCCATAATACCCAGCTACACGGGTAACCCGGTTACGTTTGTGTGGTCGCCCCCTACGTACCTGGATAATGCCCTGGCGGCTACGCCGTCGGCGGTCAACATAGATGGTGACATCACGTACACGCTGAACGTGGCCAACGCCACCGGTTGCACCGCCCGCGATACGGTCCACCTTACGGTCTACGAACGGGTATGGGTGCCTGATGCTTTTTCGCCCAACGGCGATGGCTTGAACGATGTGTGGGTGCTTGCCGGAATCAATGCGTTTCCGGAAGCGCTGGTCACGATTTTCAACCGGTGGGGCGAAGTCGTTTACCAGTCCGACAAAGGCTACCCGCGTCCCTTCGACGGCAAAGCGGGCGGGGTCAGCCTGCCCGCTGGTCTGTATGCCTACACCCTGCATACCGCCGTGGGTAAACCCGTCGTGCGCGGCCGGGTCGTTATTATCCGCTAG